The following are encoded together in the Pedobacter steynii genome:
- a CDS encoding TlpA family protein disulfide reductase: MKLAFAVLLLWSITFISLAQPVSPGKPLMSPEEISKDVMSWGRYDAGHLRLSGDFKAYDQRAALIGKDQFLKQLASGSYLPVKLSANDGVLKYQLYKMPAKTESSLKEVIKDYGKRYYNYYKREGQPIPGFNFKDVNGRVYSKLNTKGKIVVLKCWFIACTACVEEMPRLNQVVDQYKNRKDVVFISLAFDSKKKLDVFLKKSKFSYAVVPDQEGYMRDQLQINSYPTHLIVNKKGMVVKVVNSAEDMIRALNKESAL; this comes from the coding sequence ATGAAACTCGCATTTGCAGTTCTCCTTCTTTGGAGTATAACCTTTATATCCCTGGCACAACCTGTCAGTCCCGGCAAGCCCCTGATGAGTCCGGAAGAAATATCAAAAGATGTAATGAGCTGGGGGAGGTATGATGCGGGTCATCTCCGGCTGTCCGGTGATTTTAAGGCATACGACCAGCGGGCTGCCCTTATTGGTAAAGATCAGTTCCTGAAACAATTGGCTTCGGGAAGTTATCTGCCGGTAAAGTTGAGTGCTAATGATGGAGTATTGAAATATCAGCTCTATAAAATGCCAGCTAAAACGGAGTCCTCACTGAAAGAGGTGATTAAGGACTATGGTAAAAGATATTACAATTATTATAAACGAGAAGGGCAGCCGATTCCAGGCTTTAATTTTAAGGATGTCAATGGAAGGGTCTACAGCAAGTTGAATACCAAGGGCAAAATTGTGGTATTAAAGTGCTGGTTTATTGCCTGTACTGCATGTGTTGAGGAGATGCCCCGTCTTAATCAGGTCGTAGATCAATATAAAAACAGAAAAGATGTGGTATTTATCAGCCTTGCATTTGATTCAAAGAAAAAACTGGATGTTTTCTTGAAAAAATCAAAATTCAGCTATGCTGTGGTTCCTGATCAGGAAGGTTATATGAGGGATCAGCTTCAGATCAATAGCTATCCGACTCACCTGATTGTTAATAAAAAGGGGATGGTGGTAAAGGTTGTTAATAGTGCTGAGGATATGATCAGGGCATTAAATAAGGAATCCGCTCTCTAA
- a CDS encoding DEAD/DEAH box helicase — MPKTFEEFNLNRQILNAVADAGFTHATPIQEKAIAPVLSGQDIFGIAETGTGKTAAYVLPILMQLKYAQGDAARALILAPTRELAMQITEHIRIFSKYTDLRTVVVYGGLGPKTQIEQIKAGVDIIVATPGRFLDIYLAGHINTQYLKFLVLDEADKMMDMGFIGSIHRILEVVPRRRQNLLFSATMSDLVQKIAGDFLKHPTVIEVGLQATPAQTVTQVLYEVPNLKTKINLLQHLLKNDEEFKRLIIFCKTKTVADNIFSFIERKFGADAVRVIHANKGQNTRINSINSFKEGNIRVLVATDVASRGIDVSEVSHVINFDVPIIIEDYVHRIGRTGRAYAKGDALTFFTPAEKYYIEKIQKLIRQEIPVVPLPTEVFVEETPYEERQAINRAIDDQKRKDDPEFKGAFHEKKHAAAIAAKEREKNKNKTPAWKSKKFKKRK, encoded by the coding sequence ATGCCCAAAACATTTGAAGAGTTTAACCTTAATCGCCAGATTTTAAATGCTGTAGCTGATGCAGGGTTTACTCATGCCACCCCAATACAAGAGAAAGCAATTGCACCTGTGTTATCAGGTCAGGATATATTCGGTATTGCTGAAACCGGAACAGGAAAGACTGCAGCCTATGTTTTGCCGATCTTAATGCAATTGAAGTATGCACAGGGAGATGCTGCCCGTGCGTTGATCCTGGCTCCGACGAGAGAGCTTGCGATGCAGATTACTGAACACATCAGAATTTTCTCCAAATATACCGACCTCCGTACCGTAGTGGTTTATGGTGGTCTGGGTCCAAAAACACAGATTGAACAAATCAAAGCCGGAGTTGATATTATTGTAGCTACTCCTGGAAGGTTCCTCGATATTTACCTGGCCGGACATATCAATACCCAGTATTTAAAATTCCTGGTTTTAGATGAGGCAGATAAAATGATGGATATGGGCTTTATTGGCTCTATTCACCGCATTTTGGAAGTTGTTCCACGCAGACGTCAAAACCTGCTTTTCTCTGCAACAATGAGTGATCTGGTTCAGAAAATCGCAGGAGATTTCTTAAAACATCCTACCGTTATTGAGGTTGGTTTACAAGCTACACCTGCTCAGACGGTTACTCAGGTCTTATATGAGGTGCCCAATTTAAAAACAAAGATCAACCTGTTACAGCACCTGCTGAAAAATGATGAGGAGTTTAAAAGACTGATTATTTTCTGTAAGACTAAAACAGTAGCGGATAACATTTTTAGCTTCATCGAACGTAAATTCGGTGCGGATGCAGTGAGGGTAATCCATGCTAATAAAGGACAGAATACCAGGATAAACTCCATCAATAGCTTTAAAGAAGGAAACATCAGAGTACTGGTGGCTACAGATGTGGCTTCCCGTGGAATTGATGTTTCTGAGGTTTCTCACGTGATCAATTTTGATGTACCGATCATCATCGAAGATTATGTCCACCGTATCGGTCGTACAGGAAGGGCCTATGCCAAAGGTGATGCCCTGACCTTTTTCACGCCGGCGGAAAAATATTACATTGAGAAAATACAAAAGTTAATCAGACAGGAGATTCCTGTAGTACCTTTGCCAACGGAAGTTTTCGTAGAAGAGACCCCTTATGAAGAACGTCAGGCTATTAACAGGGCTATTGATGATCAGAAACGTAAGGATGATCCTGAGTTTAAAGGAGCCTTCCACGAGAAAAAACATGCGGCAGCAATTGCTGCTAAAGAAAGGGAGAAGAACAAAAACAAAACCCCTGCCTGGAAGTCTAAGAAATTCAAAAAAAGAAAGTAA
- the gldC gene encoding gliding motility protein GldC has translation MKQAEIKITVQLDDNNVPDNILWESTDAKSQEQVPVKSMMLALWDHNYKNSMRIDLWTKDMPVDEMKRFFYETLQTMGDSFLKATGEKLIIEDLRDYCAHFADKMGINTQQ, from the coding sequence ATGAAACAAGCAGAAATTAAAATTACGGTACAGTTAGATGATAACAATGTACCTGACAATATCCTATGGGAATCTACAGACGCTAAAAGCCAGGAGCAGGTGCCTGTAAAATCAATGATGTTGGCCCTTTGGGACCATAATTATAAAAACTCCATGCGCATCGACTTATGGACTAAAGACATGCCTGTAGATGAGATGAAAAGATTTTTTTACGAGACATTGCAAACAATGGGGGATAGCTTCCTTAAAGCTACAGGAGAAAAATTGATCATCGAAGATTTGCGTGATTACTGTGCGCATTTTGCAGATAAAATGGGTATCAATACGCAGCAATAA